In one window of Littorina saxatilis isolate snail1 linkage group LG11, US_GU_Lsax_2.0, whole genome shotgun sequence DNA:
- the LOC138980790 gene encoding uncharacterized protein, which yields MTLTQPAPETVTTLLPPSPTTSTNPPPPVAMTAIKPQPLYSQPPVFLLPPSASPYTPPCSTFAVAPASPPEFGTTTSGFYSALRHSYDASKSVERGMGVGRGLADGLTSYYSMSTAYLLANYNSLAAAAAAAAAYVGVDGHGGRDLSATLPSFVDAVSPLYPSPLALPSSGTCPSPLSSASTPIDLSICSPQERLSSSSSSSSSTLSPYAWPFHLSRGDGRGLMTLGGCDVTPASHRLLLDRSLESDGESPREKTPTKARFDFSRLAESATRDDDVKAVHAQTDAGREAEVFRLHPMPSLWYNQLYGTFHHHPSATTASLSQTPTSIGKIKRRPGRRPKKEFICKFCQRQFTKSYNLLIHERTHTDERPFPCDVCGKAFRRQDHLRDHRYIHSKEKPFKCDICGKGFCQSRTLAVHKATHVTMTQT from the exons ATGACTCTGACTCAGCCTGCGCCAGAAACAGTAACGACATTGTTACCACCATCTCCGACAACGTCTacaaaccccccaccaccagtGGCCATGACCGCCATCAAACCTCAACCGCTGTATTCGCAGCCTCCGgtcttcctcctccccccctccgcCTCCCCCTACACTCCGCCTTGCTCCACCTTCGCCGTCGCTCCCGCATCGCCACCAGAGTTTGGCACAACGACCAGCGGCTTTTACTCCGCCCTCCGACACTCCTACGACGCCTCGAAGAGCGTtgagagagggatgggggtgggaAGGGGACTGGCCGACGGGCTGACTAGCTACTACTCTATGAGCACCGCATACCTGTTGGCTAACTACAACTCTTTggcggcggcggcggcggcTGCTGCTGCGTACGTTGGCGTAGATGGTCACGGTGGTAGAGACTTGTCGGCGACGCTGCCGTCGTTCGTTGATGCTGTCTCGCCTTTGTACCCAAGTCCCTTGGCTTTGCCTTCATCCGGCACATGTCCATCGCCCTTGTCGTCTGCTTCCACGCCCATAGACTTGTCCATATGCTCGCCGCAAGAGaggttgtcgtcgtcgtcgtcgtcgtcatcgtcgacGTTATCGCCTTACGCCTGGCCGTTTCATCTGTCACGTGGAGATGGGAGAGGGTTGATGACGCTGGGTGGTTGTGACGTCACTCCCGCTAGTCACCGTCTGCTGCTGGACAGGTCGTTGGAGAGTGATG GAGAATCACCAAGGGAGAAGACTCCAACGAAAGCCAGATTTGATTTTTCCCGCCTCGCCGAATCAGCCACGAGGGACGATGACGTCAAGGCCGTGCATGCGCAAACAGATGCAGGGCGCGAGGCCGAAGTGTTCCGACTTCATCCGATGCCGAGTTTGTG GTACAACCAGCTGTATGGGACGTTCCACCACCACCCATCCGCCACCACCGCCTCCCTCTCCCAGACACCCACCTCCATAGGCAAGATCAAGAGGAGGCCTGGCAGAAG GCCCAAGAAGGAGTTCATCTGCAAGTTCTGCCAGCGGCAGTTCACCAAGTCGTACAACCTGCTCATCCACGAGCGAACACACACGGACGAAAGACCATTTCCATGTGACGTGTGCGGCAAAGCCTTCCGCAGACAGGACCATCTCAGAGACCACAG GTACATTCACTCCAAGGAAAAGCCGTTCAAGTGTGACATCTGCGGGAAAGGTTTCTGCCAGTCCAGAACTCTCGCCGTACACAAGGCTACACACGTCACCATGACACAG ACCTAA